Proteins encoded within one genomic window of Edaphobacter lichenicola:
- the lepB gene encoding signal peptidase I: protein MPETITTEATTPDVAQQEQAETPLESLASICTVLAIGLFVMTFIFQNFEIPSASMVQTLLIGDHVLVDRISLAPPAKWAPFTFYRDVRRGDIIVFFKPGEPDLFLVKRTIGIPGDRIHLRNGIVYLNGVAQNEPYAGMPTSDGDLQHAFDPYRDDFPSVPPDNYGNVTASWAYELPSHIQDGDLVVPPGKVFAMGDNRTESLDGRYWGFVPRENIVGRPLFVYWSFQTPADQINKQSIGERLGFMGHIIVHIFDETRWKRTLHLIK, encoded by the coding sequence TTGCCCGAAACCATCACCACCGAAGCCACCACCCCAGACGTCGCCCAGCAGGAGCAGGCCGAGACTCCACTCGAGTCCCTCGCCTCCATCTGCACCGTCCTCGCCATCGGTCTCTTCGTGATGACCTTCATCTTCCAGAACTTCGAGATACCCTCCGCCTCCATGGTGCAGACCCTGCTCATCGGCGACCACGTCCTGGTAGACCGCATCTCCCTCGCCCCTCCCGCAAAGTGGGCTCCCTTCACCTTCTATCGCGACGTCCGCCGCGGCGACATCATCGTCTTCTTCAAGCCCGGCGAGCCTGACCTCTTCCTCGTCAAGCGCACCATCGGCATCCCCGGCGACCGCATCCACCTCCGCAACGGCATCGTCTACCTCAACGGCGTCGCGCAAAACGAGCCCTACGCCGGCATGCCCACCTCCGACGGCGACCTCCAGCACGCCTTCGATCCCTACCGCGACGACTTTCCCTCCGTCCCACCCGACAACTACGGCAACGTCACCGCCAGCTGGGCCTACGAGCTTCCCAGCCACATTCAGGATGGCGACCTCGTCGTCCCCCCCGGCAAAGTCTTCGCCATGGGCGACAACCGCACCGAAAGTCTCGACGGCCGCTACTGGGGCTTCGTCCCGCGCGAAAACATCGTGGGCCGCCCCCTCTTCGTCTACTGGTCCTTCCAAACTCCCGCCGACCAGATCAACAAGCAGAGCATCGGCGAGCGTCTCGGCTTCATGGGCCACATCATCGTCCACATCTTCGACGAGACACGCTGGAAGCGCACGCTTCATCTCATTAAATAG
- the rlmB gene encoding 23S rRNA (guanosine(2251)-2'-O)-methyltransferase RlmB, which yields MEVLYGLHPVEEAIRAGGRQLDHVSVARERRDERLERLIELCRTAGVRVSLESRDQLTRLARTDAHQGVLAVVRERKFLGIEDLLAPKAEGQHRFFLALDGVEDPHNLGALLRTADGAGVDGVILPERRSAPVTATVAKTSAGASEHVRIARVTNLVRALEQMKQKHVWVLGLDERGTPDYTDYDFKGDCVLVLGREGAGLHDLVKKTCDHLLRIPMAGQVSSLNVSVAGAIVMYEAMRQRRQPAAPPARKPVKERKGLGS from the coding sequence ATGGAAGTTCTTTATGGGCTGCACCCTGTTGAGGAGGCTATCCGGGCGGGGGGGCGGCAGCTTGACCATGTCAGTGTGGCGCGGGAGCGTCGGGATGAGCGGCTGGAGAGGCTGATCGAGCTGTGCCGGACGGCTGGGGTTCGGGTGTCGCTGGAGTCTCGGGACCAGCTGACCAGGCTCGCGCGGACGGATGCGCATCAGGGCGTGCTGGCGGTGGTGCGGGAGCGTAAGTTCCTGGGGATTGAGGACCTGCTGGCTCCGAAGGCGGAGGGACAACACCGGTTCTTCCTGGCTCTCGATGGCGTCGAGGACCCGCACAACCTTGGGGCGCTGCTGCGGACCGCGGATGGAGCGGGCGTCGATGGCGTGATTCTGCCGGAGCGGCGTTCGGCTCCGGTGACCGCGACGGTCGCCAAGACCTCGGCTGGAGCGTCCGAGCATGTGCGGATCGCTCGTGTGACGAACCTGGTTCGTGCGCTCGAGCAGATGAAGCAGAAGCATGTCTGGGTTCTTGGGCTGGATGAGCGCGGAACGCCGGATTACACCGACTATGACTTCAAGGGCGACTGCGTTCTGGTGCTGGGGCGCGAGGGCGCTGGTCTGCACGACCTGGTGAAGAAGACATGCGATCACCTGCTGAGGATTCCGATGGCGGGACAAGTGTCGTCGCTCAATGTGTCGGTTGCGGGCGCGATCGTGATGTACGAGGCGATGCGGCAACGGCGTCAACCTGCAGCTCCGCCTGCACGAAAGCCTGTGAAAGAACGTAAGGGATTGGGATCTTGA
- a CDS encoding alginate lyase family protein gives MRKTNSPTMIPPPISPSSIFPSSISTSTIDRRRFCKAITITALSSGGVLRGLAAGPTKSDAYRLVAETDRERILKAGALYLTEKPVTITSFRSDRSPGSVHDFFSQADYFWPNPKDPNGPYINRDGQSNPDNFNEHRKAMIALSIQMPALTSAWLLTGERRYGESACNHLRAWFISPVTRMNPNLEFSQGVHGVSTGRSYGIIDTLHLVEVARAASLVAARFLRKEEMTALMSWFRDYLQWMKTSDKGQKERDALNNHAMCWALQAAEFARLIGDGETRSQVHRQYTDTLLPDQLGADGSFPKELARTKPYSYSIFNFDVMASLCQSLKGVGQDLPTFKLSDGRGLCKAAEFLYPYLKDKSTWPYPKDVEHFDSLPVRSPGLLFAGLACEKAEYVSLWKTEDPDPIDREIIRNYPVRQPLLWV, from the coding sequence GTGAGAAAGACTAATTCCCCCACGATGATTCCGCCGCCGATTTCCCCCTCCTCGATTTTCCCTTCCTCGATTTCCACCTCAACGATCGACCGCCGCCGATTTTGCAAAGCTATCACCATCACCGCTCTCTCCTCGGGAGGGGTCTTACGCGGGCTGGCTGCGGGGCCGACGAAGAGCGATGCCTATCGGCTCGTTGCCGAGACCGATCGCGAGCGGATCTTGAAGGCGGGAGCGCTTTATCTGACCGAGAAGCCGGTGACGATCACCTCGTTTCGCTCCGATCGCAGTCCTGGGAGCGTTCACGACTTTTTCTCGCAAGCGGACTACTTCTGGCCGAACCCCAAAGATCCGAATGGCCCGTACATCAATCGCGACGGCCAGAGCAATCCCGACAACTTTAACGAGCATAGGAAGGCGATGATTGCGCTTTCGATCCAGATGCCGGCGCTGACCTCGGCATGGCTGTTGACGGGAGAGCGCCGCTATGGGGAGAGCGCCTGCAACCATCTGCGGGCGTGGTTTATCTCGCCTGTGACGCGCATGAATCCGAACCTGGAGTTCTCGCAGGGGGTTCATGGTGTCTCCACCGGCCGCTCCTACGGGATCATCGATACGCTTCATCTGGTCGAGGTGGCCCGCGCCGCGAGTCTGGTTGCAGCCAGGTTTCTTCGGAAGGAAGAGATGACGGCTCTCATGAGTTGGTTCCGTGACTATCTCCAATGGATGAAGACCAGCGACAAGGGACAGAAGGAGCGGGATGCCTTGAACAATCACGCGATGTGCTGGGCGTTGCAGGCAGCGGAGTTCGCGCGGCTGATTGGAGATGGAGAGACGCGCAGCCAGGTGCACCGGCAGTATACGGATACTCTTCTGCCGGATCAGCTGGGAGCGGATGGCTCCTTTCCTAAGGAGTTGGCGCGAACCAAGCCTTACAGCTACTCCATCTTTAACTTCGATGTGATGGCCAGTCTCTGCCAATCGCTCAAGGGCGTTGGACAGGATCTGCCGACCTTCAAGCTCTCCGACGGTCGTGGACTCTGCAAGGCGGCTGAGTTTCTCTATCCGTACTTGAAGGACAAAAGTACGTGGCCTTACCCGAAGGATGTGGAGCACTTTGACTCGTTGCCCGTGCGCTCTCCGGGGCTGTTGTTTGCAGGACTCGCCTGCGAAAAGGCGGAGTATGTCTCGCTTTGGAAGACCGAAGATCCTGACCCGATCGATCGGGAGATCATTCGCAACTATCCGGTTCGCCAGCCCTTGCTGTGGGTGTAG
- a CDS encoding RNA polymerase sigma factor, producing the protein MNRVGKERVLLDRKNVSSSVQNGSISLASTLGAQASSENAVIAQGLKRQSPELLDTLIELYQHRLLRYLLFLTGKREVAEDLFQETWMRVLLRGAQYNGKARFDTWLFTIARNLVIDLSRKRVMASLDEMSEGKEDDRPFEVAMSGPSPLEQFQSRENCAEVGEVLLKLEPSYREVLVLRFYEELSLEEIATVTRAPLSTVKSRLYRGLAALKPEMEQLRSSRSIAEVAI; encoded by the coding sequence ATGAACCGTGTGGGCAAAGAGCGAGTCTTGTTAGACCGGAAGAACGTCTCTAGCAGTGTGCAAAATGGTTCCATCTCGCTCGCGTCAACGCTCGGTGCTCAAGCCTCAAGCGAGAACGCGGTGATTGCCCAAGGGTTAAAGAGGCAGAGTCCAGAACTTCTGGATACTCTCATTGAGCTTTATCAGCACCGCCTTCTTCGCTATCTGCTCTTCCTCACAGGCAAGCGTGAAGTTGCCGAGGATCTCTTTCAGGAGACTTGGATGAGGGTTCTACTGCGGGGAGCGCAGTACAACGGCAAAGCGCGCTTCGACACCTGGCTCTTTACCATTGCCAGAAATCTGGTGATCGACCTGTCGAGAAAACGCGTGATGGCGAGTCTTGACGAGATGAGTGAAGGGAAAGAGGACGATCGTCCGTTTGAGGTCGCGATGTCCGGGCCGTCCCCGCTCGAGCAGTTTCAATCCCGCGAAAACTGTGCCGAGGTCGGCGAGGTTTTGCTCAAACTGGAACCAAGCTACAGAGAGGTTCTAGTGCTTCGATTTTATGAAGAACTGTCGTTGGAAGAGATCGCTACCGTAACCCGGGCTCCCTTATCGACGGTGAAGTCCAGGCTTTATCGCGGCCTGGCAGCTTTGAAGCCGGAGATGGAGCAGCTTCGATCCTCTCGTTCCATCGCTGAGGTGGCGATATGA
- a CDS encoding haloacid dehalogenase type II, with protein MSMVAGAATAISTESMLAALPKRKIKAIALDGLAVFDTRPVAALTERTFPGRGDEITALWRKQQFEYTWLRTLGRRYVDFLQVTEEALRFACRSLRLELAKADSDRLMQSYLELKAWPDALQALRALKAGGLRMAFLSNFSATMLDCAVRNSGLEGLFESHLTTDRVRAFKPDPQAYEMATSAFGLQKKEIVFAAFGGWDAVGAKWFGYPTFWVNRAQAATEELDVLPDGAGKDLNDLAAFVLDR; from the coding sequence ATGAGCATGGTCGCGGGCGCTGCGACCGCGATCTCCACCGAATCGATGCTGGCGGCGTTGCCCAAACGAAAGATCAAGGCCATTGCGCTCGATGGTTTAGCCGTCTTCGATACGCGCCCTGTCGCCGCTCTGACGGAGCGCACCTTTCCCGGACGCGGGGACGAGATCACTGCTTTGTGGCGCAAACAGCAATTTGAGTACACATGGTTGCGGACCCTTGGGCGAAGGTATGTCGATTTCCTGCAAGTAACGGAGGAGGCGCTACGGTTCGCCTGCAGGTCTCTGAGGCTGGAGCTTGCGAAAGCGGACAGCGACAGGCTGATGCAGAGCTATCTTGAGTTGAAAGCATGGCCGGACGCTCTGCAGGCATTGAGAGCGTTGAAAGCCGGTGGTCTAAGGATGGCGTTTCTCTCAAACTTTTCGGCTACGATGCTGGATTGCGCCGTGCGGAACTCTGGCCTCGAAGGTCTCTTCGAGAGTCATTTGACCACTGACCGGGTGAGGGCATTCAAGCCGGATCCCCAGGCCTACGAGATGGCAACAAGTGCCTTCGGTCTTCAGAAAAAAGAGATAGTCTTTGCTGCTTTCGGAGGATGGGATGCCGTTGGCGCAAAGTGGTTCGGCTATCCAACGTTCTGGGTGAATCGTGCGCAGGCTGCAACAGAAGAACTCGATGTGCTGCCTGATGGAGCTGGTAAGGACTTGAATGATCTGGCAGCTTTCGTCCTGGACAGATAG
- a CDS encoding M1 family aminopeptidase, protein MKSLKVVSAGGRWLVLAAVFGVCFAQGQESPPANEPAAPHGKVLFSRDQDSPEVEKKAKAPVAETAVEVSDAERTSLTFTSYDLDVHLTPAESMLAVHARFGVRNTGKAPLSRLVFQISSALSWESFAAQVGGQTAGRVVPLSFTQHAIDTDADHTGKATEAVVALPQPLEPGAMLVLTGFYSGEVVQSAERLERIGAPLDQSANADWDRISAERTALRGFGNVLWYPTAAAPVFLGDEAKLFQSVGLTKLRQAEATVHMRLTVEYVGDAPDAAFFCGRREQLMKVSENQNLPVAESPGVATAEFSERPLGFRALSLFITDRAGTVTDNSLISAVTDHYDALPSYGAAATKVQPLLAEWLGAGPLRLLNILDHEGQPFENDALLVVPMRAATPEVLAPSLVHSLSHAWFGSSHVWLDEGVAQFASLLWVEQAQGREAAVKQLQQEANTLALVEPGPSSGSPVVSSANPAGTSSSSSAGSSDSDAGQSLILASDEVYYRTKAAAVLWMLRSVVGDDALKRALQAYRSDKMDSDPKEFQRVLERSAKRDLAWFFDDWVYRDRGLPDLSIANVTPRALDKIGDKGKGFLVSVEVKNDGDAAAEVPVTVRSGTLTSTQRLRIAGRSSASTRVVFEGTPDEVIVNDGSVPEVTASIHTKQIVAH, encoded by the coding sequence TTGAAGAGTTTGAAGGTTGTATCGGCGGGAGGCCGCTGGCTGGTTCTGGCGGCTGTTTTTGGAGTATGTTTTGCGCAGGGCCAGGAGTCTCCGCCTGCCAACGAACCGGCCGCACCGCACGGCAAGGTCCTGTTCAGTAGAGACCAGGATTCACCGGAGGTCGAGAAGAAGGCGAAGGCTCCGGTGGCCGAGACGGCAGTGGAGGTCTCGGATGCGGAGCGCACCTCTCTCACCTTTACGTCCTACGATCTCGACGTGCATCTGACTCCGGCAGAGTCGATGCTTGCGGTTCATGCGAGGTTCGGCGTGAGGAACACCGGGAAGGCGCCGCTGAGCCGGCTGGTGTTTCAGATCTCTTCGGCGCTGAGCTGGGAGAGTTTTGCAGCGCAGGTCGGGGGACAGACCGCGGGGCGCGTGGTGCCACTCTCGTTTACGCAACATGCGATCGATACCGACGCGGACCATACGGGCAAGGCGACGGAGGCTGTGGTTGCTCTGCCTCAGCCGCTCGAGCCGGGCGCGATGCTTGTGCTGACGGGCTTCTACTCCGGCGAGGTGGTGCAGTCGGCAGAGCGGCTGGAGCGGATCGGCGCGCCGCTGGACCAGTCCGCGAATGCGGACTGGGATCGGATCAGCGCGGAGCGAACGGCGCTGCGCGGGTTTGGCAATGTTCTTTGGTATCCGACGGCGGCGGCACCGGTGTTTCTGGGCGATGAAGCGAAGCTGTTCCAGAGTGTCGGGTTGACCAAGCTGCGGCAGGCCGAGGCGACGGTGCATATGCGGCTGACGGTGGAGTACGTCGGCGACGCGCCGGATGCTGCGTTCTTCTGTGGCCGGCGCGAGCAGCTGATGAAGGTGAGCGAGAACCAGAATCTGCCGGTGGCTGAGTCTCCGGGGGTGGCTACGGCTGAGTTCTCTGAGCGGCCGCTGGGATTTCGTGCGCTGAGTCTGTTTATCACTGACCGGGCGGGCACTGTGACGGACAACAGCCTGATCTCGGCCGTGACCGACCACTACGACGCGCTGCCGAGCTATGGTGCGGCCGCGACGAAGGTGCAGCCTCTGCTGGCCGAGTGGCTGGGAGCCGGTCCGTTGCGTCTGCTCAACATCCTCGACCACGAGGGGCAGCCGTTTGAGAACGATGCCCTGCTGGTTGTTCCGATGCGTGCGGCGACGCCCGAGGTGCTGGCTCCTTCGCTGGTGCATTCGCTGAGCCATGCCTGGTTCGGCTCGTCGCATGTGTGGCTGGATGAGGGCGTGGCGCAGTTTGCTTCTCTGCTTTGGGTTGAGCAGGCACAGGGGCGCGAGGCTGCGGTGAAGCAACTGCAGCAGGAGGCGAACACGCTGGCACTCGTGGAGCCCGGTCCTTCTTCCGGCTCGCCTGTCGTCTCTTCTGCCAACCCTGCCGGAACGTCGTCCAGTTCGTCGGCTGGCTCTTCCGACTCCGATGCGGGGCAGAGCTTGATCCTGGCCAGTGATGAGGTCTACTACCGGACCAAGGCTGCGGCGGTGCTTTGGATGCTGCGGTCGGTGGTGGGCGATGACGCGCTGAAGCGGGCGCTGCAAGCCTACCGGAGCGACAAGATGGACAGCGACCCGAAGGAGTTTCAGCGGGTTCTGGAGCGAAGCGCGAAACGGGATCTGGCCTGGTTCTTCGACGACTGGGTGTATCGGGACCGCGGGCTGCCGGACCTGAGCATCGCCAATGTGACGCCTCGTGCGCTCGACAAGATCGGCGACAAGGGCAAGGGGTTCCTGGTGTCGGTGGAGGTGAAGAACGACGGAGACGCGGCGGCGGAGGTGCCGGTGACGGTGCGATCCGGGACGTTGACCTCGACCCAGAGGCTGCGGATCGCGGGGCGGTCGAGCGCGTCGACCCGCGTGGTCTTTGAGGGGACGCCGGATGAGGTGATCGTCAATGACGGCAGTGTGCCGGAGGTGACGGCTTCGATTCATACCAAGCAGATTGTGGCGCATTGA
- a CDS encoding AsmA family protein, which translates to MHEADPIYEPSVYPSEAAPTDAAETDTAPSLSTHTLRRLLYLAFVILAVMLLILLPPYISVNRYQRRIATSIGDSLGRPVHLDKVSLNLLPLPGFTLENFVVEEDPAFGSEPVIRANSVRATLRLSSLWSRRVEFSTISFTEPSVNLVHASDGKWNLESILLHAAHISAAPTAQRQAGPAPRFPYIEATGARLNLKLDREKSSLSLTDADFALWLPDPQQWHLRLSAHPARTDTDVSDTGIFELEGTLSRAPSLGQVPINLRGTWRNAPLGGASRFLLGRDAGLRGDMTLTANAQGTVSDSKVQAHLRLTDTRRADFVPAQPMDIDLQCLGSATGDFHSFEDLRCSWPPAGSSDAPIVALTGTLPDLRNPKSADLQLGTPGLPAATLLDWLRVASNRVPADISAAGALTGNLSYAPSPAGTLPWHGDLVVANASLIDPHAGTTSLVTGDIALHSAAATSPKPASKTAQSKHHKPTPPTADGFQLEPVSLALGGKDPATLEGHFDAAGCTLHLTGMASTARLMALATALPQLGDGLAEVLPTNRATGPYRIDLTASRPWGQPQTWTDTSPHAPAPRPHR; encoded by the coding sequence ATGCACGAAGCCGATCCCATCTACGAGCCCTCCGTGTATCCCAGCGAAGCCGCCCCCACCGACGCCGCGGAGACAGACACCGCTCCGTCCCTCAGCACCCACACGCTGCGTCGCCTCCTCTACCTGGCCTTCGTCATCCTTGCCGTGATGCTGCTCATCCTGCTGCCTCCTTACATCAGCGTCAACCGCTATCAGCGCCGCATCGCCACCAGTATCGGCGACAGCCTCGGCCGCCCCGTTCACCTCGACAAGGTCTCCCTCAACCTCCTCCCCCTCCCCGGCTTCACGCTCGAAAACTTCGTCGTCGAAGAAGACCCAGCCTTCGGCTCCGAGCCTGTCATCCGAGCCAACTCCGTCCGCGCCACCCTTCGCCTCAGCTCCCTCTGGAGCCGCCGCGTCGAGTTCTCCACCATCAGCTTCACCGAACCCAGCGTCAACCTCGTCCACGCTTCGGACGGCAAGTGGAACCTCGAGAGCATCCTCCTCCACGCCGCCCACATCTCCGCCGCGCCCACCGCGCAACGGCAAGCCGGCCCCGCCCCCCGCTTCCCCTACATCGAAGCCACCGGAGCCCGCCTCAACCTCAAACTCGACCGCGAAAAATCCTCCCTCTCCCTTACCGACGCCGACTTCGCCCTCTGGCTCCCCGACCCCCAGCAGTGGCATCTTCGCCTCTCCGCCCATCCCGCCCGCACCGACACCGACGTCTCCGACACCGGCATCTTCGAGCTCGAAGGAACCCTCAGCCGCGCCCCCTCCCTCGGTCAGGTCCCCATCAACCTGCGCGGCACCTGGCGCAACGCTCCTCTCGGCGGAGCCAGCCGCTTTCTCCTCGGCCGCGACGCCGGCCTGCGTGGCGACATGACCCTCACCGCCAACGCCCAGGGCACCGTCAGCGACAGCAAAGTGCAGGCCCACCTCCGCCTCACCGACACCCGCCGCGCAGACTTCGTACCCGCCCAGCCCATGGACATCGATCTCCAATGCCTCGGCTCCGCAACCGGCGACTTCCACTCCTTCGAGGACCTGCGCTGCAGTTGGCCGCCCGCCGGCTCATCCGACGCGCCCATCGTCGCCCTCACCGGCACCCTACCCGATCTCCGCAACCCCAAGTCGGCAGACCTGCAGCTCGGCACCCCCGGCCTCCCCGCCGCGACCCTCCTCGACTGGCTCCGCGTAGCCAGCAATCGTGTCCCCGCCGACATCTCCGCCGCCGGCGCCCTCACAGGCAATCTCTCCTACGCGCCCAGCCCCGCAGGCACCCTCCCCTGGCACGGGGATCTGGTCGTAGCCAACGCTAGTCTCATCGACCCCCACGCGGGCACCACCTCTCTGGTCACCGGCGACATCGCCCTCCACTCCGCCGCCGCTACCTCACCCAAGCCCGCCTCCAAAACCGCGCAAAGCAAACATCACAAACCCACCCCTCCCACAGCCGACGGCTTTCAACTAGAGCCTGTCTCTCTCGCTCTCGGCGGCAAAGATCCCGCAACCCTCGAAGGCCACTTCGACGCCGCAGGCTGCACCCTCCATCTCACCGGCATGGCCTCCACAGCCCGCCTCATGGCTCTCGCAACCGCGCTCCCCCAGCTAGGCGACGGCCTCGCCGAAGTCCTGCCCACCAACCGCGCCACCGGTCCCTACCGCATCGACCTCACCGCCAGCCGCCCCTGGGGCCAACCCCAAACCTGGACCGACACCTCACCCCACGCTCCAGCTCCCCGACCACATCGCTAG
- a CDS encoding zinc ribbon domain-containing protein encodes MMRFWGQESDRSQVTLAGGEDELSMIPTWSVVLAILVFGAVQYLFHGVLPHHKHELLPMRLLMGYSWGTAFASYVLLVGYVSRDVRRRRMPAALWMLIVVVLPGGIGAVVYFLLRQPMLMPCPHCSTEITSSVHFCPQCQFQLAPACGRCFRGVQITDVYCTQCGHDLAEDHAPARLRVYSD; translated from the coding sequence ATGATGAGATTTTGGGGTCAGGAGTCGGATCGATCGCAGGTCACCCTGGCAGGGGGTGAGGATGAGCTGAGCATGATACCGACCTGGTCGGTGGTGCTGGCCATCCTGGTATTCGGGGCCGTGCAATATCTGTTCCATGGCGTGTTGCCGCACCATAAGCATGAGCTGCTGCCGATGCGGCTGCTGATGGGGTACTCGTGGGGGACGGCGTTTGCCAGCTATGTGCTGCTGGTGGGGTATGTGAGCCGCGATGTGCGGCGGCGGCGAATGCCGGCAGCTTTGTGGATGCTGATTGTGGTGGTGTTGCCGGGCGGGATTGGAGCTGTGGTGTACTTCCTGCTGCGGCAGCCGATGCTGATGCCTTGTCCGCACTGCAGTACGGAGATTACCTCGAGCGTGCACTTCTGCCCGCAGTGCCAGTTCCAGCTGGCTCCTGCGTGCGGGCGCTGCTTCCGCGGGGTGCAGATTACGGATGTGTATTGCACGCAGTGCGGGCATGATCTGGCCGAGGACCATGCGCCGGCGCGGCTGCGCGTATATAGTGACTAG